A window from Grus americana isolate bGruAme1 unplaced genomic scaffold, bGruAme1.mat scaffold_75, whole genome shotgun sequence encodes these proteins:
- the LOC129200995 gene encoding electroneutral sodium bicarbonate exchanger 1-like has translation MPLVRQSHRHHRPHSQKHREREKDSAPTEQGYHYTPSQRVQFILGTEEDEQHVPHDLFTELDEICVKEGEDAEWKETARWLKFEEDVEDGGECWSKPYVATLSLHSLSELRSCIINGTVLLDICANSIEEIADMILGPQDQSTEFDEHVRAKVREVLLKKHHHQNEKKRNNLLPIVRSFADVSKKQSDLHLLDKPAQTLTPHPSPTTAEAKNGVNHESNAMDLSKAQLHFMKKIPTGAEASNVLVGELDFLRQPIVAFVRLTPAVLLSGMTEVPIPTRFLFVLLGPEGKAHQYHEIGRSMATIMTDEVFRDVAYKAKNRADLVAGIDEFLDQVTVLPPGEWDPSIRIEPPKNVPSQGKRKMPGALDDSASHSKPEKHSGPELERTGRLFGGLILDVKRKAPWFWSDFRDGLSLQCLASFLFLFCACMSPVITFGGLLGEATDGHISAMESLLGASMTGVVYSLFAGQPLTILGSTGPVLVFEKILYKFCKEYALSYLSLRACIGLWTAFFCIVLVATDASCLVCYITRFTEEAFASLICIIFIYEALEKLSHLRETYPVHMHSKLDFLTVYYCKCEAPSHPSNATLRFWESNEIDVSGIAWENLTVTECRYLHGEFHGPACGRNGPYAPNVLFWCCILFFSTFVLSSFLKKFKSSRYFPTRVRSTISDFAVFLTIVIMVLIDFMTGIPSPKLHIPHTFKPTRDDRGWFINPIGPNPWWTVVAALIPALLCTILIFMDQQITALIVNRKEHRLKKGCGYHLDLFMVAVMLGVCSVMGLPWFVAATVLSITHVNSLKVESGCSAPGEQPKFLGIREQRVTGLMIFVLMGCSVFFTSVLKFIPMPVLYGVFLYMGVSSLRGIQFFDRLKLFGMPAKHQPDFIYLRHVPLRKVHCFTMIQLICLVLLWAIKVSRAAIIFPMMVLALVFVRKVMDFCFSKRELSFLDDLMPESKQKKLDDAKNEAKEEEESQKVMEAAAANWVQLKVGKTSDLDIPQQSSDRTDPSEINIWDEMSKTTVWKTLPMNTETV, from the exons ATGCCGCTGGTGAGGCAAAGCCACCGGCATCACCGtccccacagccagaagcaTCGGGAACGGGAGAAGGACTCTGCCCCGACGGAGCAGGGCTACCACT ACACTCCGTCCCAGCGAGTGCAGTTCATCCTCGGGACCGAGGAGGACGAGCAGCACGTTCCCCATGACTTGTTCACCGAGCTGGATGAGATCTGCGTGAAAGAGGGTGAAGATGCCGAGTGGAAGGAAACGGCAAG GTGGCTGAAGTTTGAGGAGGACGTGGAAGACGGCGGCGAGTGCTGGAGCAAGCCCTACGTGGCCACgctgtccttgcacagcctctctgagctgaggAGTTGCATCATCAACGGGACGGTGCTGCTGGACATTTGTGCCAACAGCATCGAAGAGATTGCAG ATATGATCCTGGGCCCGCAAGACCAGTCCACGGAGTTTGACGAGCACGTGCGGGCAAAAGTTCGAGAAGTCCTACTGAAGAAGCATCACcatcagaatgagaagaaaagaaacaaccttctTCCCATCGTCCGCTCGTTTGCTGATGTGAGCAAGAAGCAGTCAGACCTGCACCTCCTTGACAAGCCAG cCCAAACACTCACCCCGCATCCTTCTCCTACCActgcagaagctaaaaatgGGGTGAACCATGAGAGCAATGCGATGGACTTAAGCAAG gcgcagctgcatttcatgaagaaaattcccACCGGGGCTGAAGCATCCAACGTGCTCGTAGGAGAGCTGGATTTCCTTCGCCAGCCCATCGTGGCATTTGTCCGCCTGACCCCGGCTGTCCTCCTCTCGGGCATGACGGAAGTTCCCATCCCAACAAG gttcctgtttgttttgcttggaccagaaggcaaagcccatcAGTACCATGAGATCGGCAGGTCCATGGCTACTATCATGACGGATGAG GTTTTCCGTGACGTTGCCTATAAAGCCAAGAACCGGGCTGACCTCGTGGCCGGCATCGACGAGTTTCTGGATCAGGTCACGGTCTTACCGCCAGGAGAATGGGATCCATCGATCCGAATCGAGCCCCCGAAAAACGTCCCTtcgcag ggaaaaaggaagatgccaggagctctcgatgacagtgcttctcacagcaagccagagaaacacagtggtcCTGAACTGGAGCGCACGGGAAG gctctTTGGAGGTTTGATCCTGGACGTGAAGCGCAAAGCCCCGTGGTTCTGGAGCGACTTTCGGGATGGTCTGAGCCTGCAGTGTCTggcgtccttcctcttcctcttctgtgcctgcatgtCCCCTGTCATCACCTTCGGGGGACTGCTGGGGGAGGCGACCGACGGCCACATC AGTGCCATGGAGTCACTGCTGGGCGCATCCATGACCGGCGTGGTGTATTCCCTCTTTGCTGGCCAACCTCTCACCATCCTCGGCAGCACTGGACCCGTCCTCGTGTTCGAAAAGATCCTCtacaaattctgcaa GGAGTACGCGCTCTCCTATCTCTCTCTGCGGGCCTGCATCGGGCTGTGGACTGCCTTCTTCTGCATAGTGCTGGTGGCCACCGACGCCAGCTGTTTGGTGTGCTACATCACCCGCTTCACCGAAGAAGCCTTCGCCTCcctcatctgcatcatcttcatctacgaggctctggagaagctgagtcaCCTGCGAGAGACCTAccctgtgcacatgcacagcaagctcGACTTCCTCACCGTCTACTA ctgtaagTGTGAGGCACCAAGCCATCCCAGCAACGCAACCCTGCGTTTCTGGGAGAGCAACGAGATCGACGTGTCTGGCATCGCCTGGGAAAACCTCACGGTGACT gaatgTCGGTATTTGCATGGAGAGTTTCACGGACCTGCCTGTGGACGCAATGGCCCCTACGCGCCTAATGTCCTCTTCTGGTGCtgcatcctcttcttctccacctttGTCCTGTCGAGCTTCttgaagaagtttaaaagcagccgTTACTTCCCAACCAGA GTGCGGTCCACAATaagtgactttgctgttttcctcaccatCGTCATCATGGTGCTCATTGACTTCATGACTGGGATCCCGTCACCGAAGCTCCACATCCCCCATACGTTCAAG CCTACCAGAGACGACCGCGGGTGGTTCATCAACCCCATAGGACCCAACCCTTGGTGGACGGTGGTGGCTGcgctcatcccagctctgctttgcaccatcTTGATATTCATGGACCAGCAGATCACGGCTCTTATCGTGAACaggaaggagcacaggctgaag AAAGGATGCGGGTACCACCTGGACCTCTTCATGGTGGCCGTGATGCTGGGGGTGTGCTCCGTGATGGGGCTGCCGTGGTTTGTGGCTGCGACCGTCCTGTCCATCACCCACGTGAATAGCCTCAAAGTAGagtctggctgctcagctccaggagaaCAGCCCAAGTTTCTGGGGATACGAGAGCAGAGAGTCACTGGCTTGATGATCTTTGTGCTCATGGGCTGCTCAGTCTTCTTCACTTCGGTGTTaaag tttATACCAATGCCTGTGCTTTATGGCGTCTTTCTCTACATGGGTGTGTCGTCGCTCAGAGGAATTCAG ttcttcgATCGCTTGAAGCTGTTTGGGATGCCGGCGAAACACCAGCCGGATTTCATCTACCTGCGGCACGTCCCCTTGCGAAAGGTGCATTGCTTCACCATGATCCAGCTGATCTGCCTCGTCCTGCTCTGGGCCATCAAGGTGTCGCGTGCCGCCATCATCTTCCCCATGATG GTTTTGGCTCTCGTTTTTGTCCGGAAAGTGATGGATTTCTGCTTCTCGAAGCGAGAGCTCAGCTTTCTGGATGACCTTatgccagaaagcaagcagaagaagtTGGACGATgccaaaaatgaagccaaagaagaagag GAGTCCCAGAAGGtgatggaagctgctgctgcaaattggGTTCAACTGAAAGTGGGGAAGACCAGCGACTTGGAtatcccacagcaaagcagcgaCAG gacCGATCCTTCCGAGATTAATATCTGGGATGAAATGTCGAAAACGACCGTGTGGAAGACTCTCcctatgaacacagaaacagtctga